CTTTTAAGAGCAAGTTTAGCGTAATAAGCTGAATCATAATTTTTATTGAATTCAAAATTACCAAGACCCTGACCACTATCTATTGACTTAGAGAAATCCATCTGTTTTTCATTACTTTCTTTGTAACAGCCACCCATTTGTGGAGGTAAATCATGAGAGTGAGTATGAAAATCTCCTTGAGTTCCTCTATATGCACTTGTCCCTTCAAAAAGTGTTAGCCAGTTATCGATGTAGCGGTAATTAGACCTTAAATTAAACCCTTTATAATAGGTTAAAGAAGCATTCATTCTCTCCATATAAGGAATGAAAATTATATCTCCAACACCAGGCTCTATCTTACCTGTATTAGATACAGATGGATCAACAAACCCTGATTTTGATCTTTTCAACATTTCATCAAATTTAGAAATGGATTCTTTAAATCTTTTTTTTCTAAAAGAGTTATCAATAAAATTAAAGCTTTCTCGGCAAAGCCAATTACACCAAGATCTGAAAATTTCTCTTTCTAATTCTCGAGTTTTAATAAGGTGACTCGATGTTATAAAAGACCCAAGTGATCCAAACTTGTTTTCTAAAAAAGCTATGATATCATCGCTTTCAGTTATAACTTGACCTTTAAATTCAATTGCAGGTAATTTGCCAGATCGGACTTTATCAAGGAACCAACTTTCTTTTTGACCATAGCAAAACATATTTATTTTTATTACTCTGTAAGGAATTCTTTTATATTCGAGCCATAACCATATTTTTTGACAGTAAGGACACCAAGAATGCCTATCCCTATATAGGGTAACTATTACATCATTTTTGGT
This window of the Prochlorococcus sp. MIT 1314 genome carries:
- a CDS encoding glutathione S-transferase N-terminal domain-containing protein, with translation MNGILTWEDLNKYKFEDLDRVNGINNSYSNLRLFGHTKNDVIVTLYRDRHSWCPYCQKIWLWLEYKRIPYRVIKINMFCYGQKESWFLDKVRSGKLPAIEFKGQVITESDDIIAFLENKFGSLGSFITSSHLIKTRELEREIFRSWCNWLCRESFNFIDNSFRKKRFKESISKFDEMLKRSKSGFVDPSVSNTGKIEPGVGDIIFIPYMERMNASLTYYKGFNLRSNYRYIDNWLTLFEGTSAYRGTQGDFHTHSHDLPPQMGGCYKESNEKQMDFSKSIDSGQGLGNFEFNKNYDSAYYAKLALKRVIKHKDNLIKVNPYDKESFDESLRSALTHMLTGKVNIPEKLSGKSLRYLKNRISVPRDMPIISARLLRQSLNKIELLSNNNVIEKIPLNHRYDQDPSNFISNYL